The Nostoc sp. 'Peltigera membranacea cyanobiont' N6 genome contains the following window.
TTGAGTCACTGAGTGAATCGTTGGTTTTTCCTGGGGTGGGATTCATTTGTTTGGTGACAATAGGTAGAACTTGTTAGGTATTCACTGAATTCCCAAAGGCTGAGGAGGATTTTAATTTATTCACCGTGTATCTAAAGATGGAATAAAAGGGAATGAGAAAGGGAATTTCCCATCCCCTACAACATAAACATCATCTAGGTTAGAGAAGGAGAAACAAAAACATTAACTAGACTATTAAAGTATTAATGTTGCCATGTACGCATTCGTTGATTAGTGTTAACACGGTGAAGATAAAACGCACAGAATTAAGATTAGCTATTCGACTACCTCCATTTTAAATGATTGGTGAGAAGGTGGGCGGAAATAGCCCACCTAATATTTACTCTGTATTTAGCACCGGAGTCTGAACAAAAACTTTACTTGTTCTAGCTACCAGAAACTATTTCTACGTTTCCTTTTTTCACTGCTTCTAGTGCTTCACCTTGAGTGTCTTCTAGCTTTTTAGCAGCATCTGCTTGGCTAATCATTTTTGCAGCATTTTCTTCACTTTCAAGGATGCCGAACTCAATCAACAAATCTTCTAGCTCATCCATCTCGATGGGTGTAGGAACTGTAAGGTTTGTATTGCCGATAATCTTGTCCGCTAATGTGCGGTATTCATTAGCTTGCTTGCTATCAGGTGCATACTCGTTCACTGTCATCCGGCGTAATTCGGCGTGTTGCACGATATTGTCACGGGGGACGAAGTGAATCATGTGGGTATTCAATCTAGCTGCCAGGGTGCTAATCAGTTCATCTTCCCGGTCAGTTTGACGGCTGTTACAAATCAGCCCACCCAAACGCACACCACCAGTGTGAGCATATTTGAGAACGCCACGAGCAATGTTGTTGGCAGCAAACATCGCCATCATTTCACCAGAGGTAACGATGTAGATTTCTTGGGCTTTACCTTCACGAATTGGCATGGCAAAACCACCGCACACAACGTCGCCCAGTACGTCGTAGGATACGAAATCTACATCTGAGTAAGCGCCGTTTTCTTCGAGGAAGTTAATAGCAGTGATGATACCGCGACCGGCGCAACCTACACCAGGTTCTGGCCCACCTGATTCTACGCATCTGATATTTCGGAAGCCAGTGATTACCACTTCTTCGAGTTCGATATCTTCCACAGCGCCCCGTTCAGCAGCTAAGTGCAACACGGTGGTTTGGGCTTTACAGTGCAGAATCAATCGGGTAGAGTCAGCTTTGGGGTCGCAACCTACAATCAAGATGCGTTGACCCTTTTCTGCCATAGAGGCGAGGGTATTTTGGGAGGTAGTAGATTTACCGATACCACCTTTACCGTAGAAAGCAATTTGTCTAATTTTTCCGTCTGACATGATGATTGATCCTGTAATTGTTTGTTTGCTGGGTCTGTCGGTTAATAAGGCGTTGGCACTTTGTGCCTACCGGAGGTACTCGCACTGTAAAATTACAGCAGCGACCATCTGTAGAACGTTGTTGGAGGTGCTCGTTCTACAGCAAAAAGAGTCCGAAGAAAGAACATATTCAAGTTGTGGTCAGTTTTCGTTGACCATTAGTCATTGTTTTTTCTGACTAATGGCTAGAGCGATAAGACATCACTCAAAGAATATTGCAAGTATTACCAGACCCTCACTCAAATGATTTCTCTGGCGGTAGTAATACCAATTGAGAAAAAGCTACAGATTCCAAACTGGAAACCCAAATTCAATCCGAATTCCTTAATTACGAATTACGAATTACGAATTACGAATTAGTTGTAATCTCCTGAAGGTTGCTCATACCTCAAGAGTGGTTGCAGCAGGATTGAAATTTACGCCAAGTTTTCCCTAAAGCACACAACCAACTATTGCAATCCACTCTAAACAGTCGCTACAACTTCCCCGATTTTGCTGATATCGTAACCGCCGAGAATTTCAAATTGGGAGTGAACCATCCGATGTCCCAAAGTACTCAGCAATTGCTGTACAGGTGCAACTTCGAGATATTCTTTGAGAATCACCAAATCATATCGTGACTGATGTAAAGGGATAAATCCCAGCCCAAAGGCAGTAGCTACAGATGCCGTACTCATACCAGCATCAGCAATTCCTCCTACTACAGCTTGGGCAACATCTTGGTGACTTTTGAGTATATTGTCAAAGCCCTGAACAGCATCGAACGGTATCTGCTCTTTTTGGAGTGTTTGTTCCAAAAGCATCCGACTACCAGAACCGATTTCGCGGTTAACAATAGTCGCTCCCCCAGCAACTAAGTCGCTAACTGTTCTAATTCCCATCGGGTTGCCAGACTTAAACAAAAGTCCTTCTTCCCAGACACCAAGGGTAATCAGAACTGCTTCCCTCCCAGCCAAAACATCTCGAACAAAGGGAGTATTATACTCACCAGTCTCAGGATCGTACAGATGCATCCCAGCGATGTGCGCCTCACCTCTGCATAGACT
Protein-coding sequences here:
- the nifH gene encoding nitrogenase iron protein translates to MSDGKIRQIAFYGKGGIGKSTTSQNTLASMAEKGQRILIVGCDPKADSTRLILHCKAQTTVLHLAAERGAVEDIELEEVVITGFRNIRCVESGGPEPGVGCAGRGIITAINFLEENGAYSDVDFVSYDVLGDVVCGGFAMPIREGKAQEIYIVTSGEMMAMFAANNIARGVLKYAHTGGVRLGGLICNSRQTDREDELISTLAARLNTHMIHFVPRDNIVQHAELRRMTVNEYAPDSKQANEYRTLADKIIGNTNLTVPTPIEMDELEDLLIEFGILESEENAAKMISQADAAKKLEDTQGEALEAVKKGNVEIVSGS